The following coding sequences are from one Calypte anna isolate BGI_N300 chromosome 18, bCalAnn1_v1.p, whole genome shotgun sequence window:
- the LOC103537291 gene encoding RING finger protein 222: protein MSETSSNKEGAPAECPVCYEKFPPLEATHRRLSCGHTFCHDCLVKCLLSTKLHGQVQNSIICPVCRYVTFLSKKKALWPPKASADPRTLEMPLSPSSLSQLTKTEASNTLVVPSHFVMPIQSSERCCSTGSSPVGWQGELVREAHIFVISDHGMPLVDTDCRSLGRRSGSETRSSMSLSSSMALGVKCCQSPIALAVFLILTLAMLAAVLPWLLLVKRDS, encoded by the coding sequence atgtcTGAGACCTCATCTAACAAGGAGGGTGCCCCGGCTGAGTGTCCCGTGTGCTATGAGAAGTTTCCCCCCCTGGAGGCCACGCACCGCAGGCTCAGCTGTGGACACACCTTCTGCCACGACTGCCTGGTGAAATGTTTGCTCTCCACCAAGCTCCACGGCCAAGTCCAGAACAGCATCATCTGCCCCGTCTGTCGCTACGTGACTTTCCTCAGCAAGAAGAAGGCTTTGTGGCCACCCAAGGCAAGCGCCGACCCCCGGACTCTAGAGATGCCACTGTCACCTTCCTCCTTGTCCCAGCTGACCAAAACGGAGGCCAGCAACACCTTGGTGGTGCCCAGTCATTTTGTGATGCCCATCCAGAGCTCGGAGCGGTGCTGCAGCACGGGGAGCAGCCCCgtgggctggcagggagagctggTGAGGGAAGCCCACATCTTTGTCATCAGTGACCATGGGATGCCACTGGTGGACACGGACTGCAGGTCCCTGGGGAGGAGAAGCGGGTCGGAAACACggagctccatgtccttgtcATCCAGCATGGCCCTGGGGGTGAAATGCTGCCAGTCACCCATCGCCCTGGCTGTCTTCCTCATCCTGACCCTGGCCATGCTGGCAGCCGTGCTCCcgtggctgctgctggtgaagAGGGACTCGTAG